The Paraburkholderia sp. ZP32-5 genome includes a window with the following:
- a CDS encoding ShlB/FhaC/HecB family hemolysin secretion/activation protein produces the protein MRFGADSKWSRWTIALAAIAAGTAPLQVQAQSRPTAASVGGNPLDALPQIKAPDRGPNVTVQVAPQAPQLQELLARHLTPSRVQIEGVKSIPFDEVAQRFTPLVGKDITIGELIEVANGVTRLYQQRGYALSMAFVPAQTFEDGVVRVTVVEGYVSAVKVTGNPGPVEDKIRAIADHIVADRPLRRATFERFTQVLGLLPGIKVVANVPPPQNTDGATTLELNVTRKPVDFSGGINFNQPGVQGLLTASTNGLTALGEQLSVSALLPKGRDNVTYLAAHAGVPIGSNGMTGNLDASHYRGNPTDNPGLPSYVKRTVINDKVAGSVSYPLLLNDTRSVLGTASVYASRNEDRYHNDQTGVELGLRSQIRVMQLQADYTAVDPGQVRRASINVAKAFDILGASKSVDSNVPNPGVTNPASLNFVRTGASFSQTNEWPLKIGTSISLTGQYSAVSLPTSEQISFGAQRFAQGYQPGEASGDSGWGAIFEVNRPIALGFTYLRSLTPYVSFDMARVYLHAGTPAPSRLSSLAFGFRISDGRFYNLDLSIAKAVGDAPVESPSRSPRINATFSYQLN, from the coding sequence ATGAGATTCGGGGCGGACAGCAAATGGAGCCGATGGACCATCGCGCTCGCGGCCATCGCGGCCGGCACGGCGCCACTGCAGGTGCAAGCGCAGTCCCGCCCCACCGCTGCGAGCGTCGGCGGCAATCCGCTGGATGCGCTGCCGCAGATCAAGGCCCCCGATCGCGGTCCGAACGTGACCGTGCAGGTCGCGCCGCAGGCTCCGCAGCTTCAAGAACTGCTCGCGCGTCATCTGACGCCGTCGCGCGTGCAGATCGAGGGCGTGAAGTCGATTCCGTTCGACGAGGTCGCGCAACGCTTCACGCCGCTCGTCGGCAAGGACATCACGATCGGCGAGTTGATCGAAGTGGCCAACGGCGTCACGCGGCTTTATCAGCAGCGTGGCTACGCGCTGTCGATGGCGTTCGTGCCGGCCCAGACGTTCGAAGACGGCGTGGTGCGCGTGACGGTCGTCGAGGGCTATGTGTCGGCGGTCAAGGTGACGGGCAACCCGGGCCCCGTCGAAGACAAAATTCGCGCGATCGCCGATCACATCGTCGCCGATCGGCCACTACGGCGCGCGACGTTCGAACGCTTTACGCAGGTGCTCGGCCTGTTGCCGGGCATCAAGGTCGTCGCCAACGTGCCGCCTCCGCAGAACACCGACGGCGCGACCACGCTCGAATTGAACGTGACGCGCAAACCGGTCGACTTCAGCGGCGGCATCAACTTCAATCAGCCCGGCGTGCAGGGACTGCTGACGGCATCGACGAACGGCCTGACCGCGCTCGGCGAACAGCTCAGCGTATCGGCGCTATTGCCGAAGGGCCGCGACAACGTCACCTATCTGGCCGCACACGCGGGCGTGCCGATCGGCAGCAACGGCATGACGGGCAACCTCGACGCGTCGCACTATCGCGGCAATCCGACCGACAATCCGGGCCTGCCGTCCTACGTCAAGCGCACGGTCATCAACGACAAGGTCGCCGGCTCGGTCTCGTATCCGCTGCTGCTGAACGACACGCGCAGCGTGCTCGGCACCGCATCGGTCTACGCGTCGCGCAACGAGGACCGTTACCACAACGATCAGACCGGTGTGGAACTCGGCTTGCGCTCGCAGATACGCGTGATGCAACTGCAGGCCGACTACACCGCGGTCGATCCCGGTCAGGTGCGGCGCGCGAGCATCAACGTCGCGAAGGCGTTCGACATCCTCGGTGCATCAAAATCCGTCGACTCGAACGTGCCGAACCCCGGTGTGACCAACCCGGCCTCGCTGAATTTCGTCAGGACCGGTGCGAGCTTTTCGCAGACCAACGAGTGGCCGCTGAAGATCGGCACATCGATTTCGCTGACCGGTCAGTACAGCGCGGTGTCGCTGCCGACCTCCGAGCAGATCTCGTTCGGCGCGCAGCGTTTCGCGCAGGGCTACCAGCCCGGCGAGGCGTCCGGCGATTCGGGCTGGGGCGCGATCTTCGAAGTCAACCGGCCGATCGCGCTCGGCTTCACCTATCTGCGCTCGCTCACGCCCTATGTGTCGTTCGATATGGCGCGCGTCTATCTGCATGCGGGTACGCCCGCACCGTCGCGGCTTTCGTCGCTGGCGTTCGGCTTCCGCATTTCGGATGGGCGCTTCTATAACCTCGATCTGTCGATTGCGAAGGCGGTCGGCGATGCGCCGGTGGAAAGCCCGTCACGCAGCCCGCGCATCAACGCGACGTTCTCCTATCAGCTGAACTGA
- a CDS encoding collagen-like triple helix repeat-containing protein — protein MNIQTTNTTIRTTIITASIAAMLSLAACGGSGSLSTGTGSNGSGSAGGTLSTTGGNGNGSGSTGSGGSGGTTTTGGNNGGGSGTGSNPSTTNAVGTVVGNTGGVIGDVGSTVSGVGSVIASQTPPGVNPQTTQAAGGIVQQVGAAVTTLGNGVSQGLGQLGTNGNAVGTTVASVGGVVGHTGDAVVDAGTLVKSLGSGPLTPLSPLTTPLGNTVGTLGHAVASTGGALTHVLSTGPVEQVTQTLSTAITPITSVVASTTQTVGNATGLGAPVNTLLGTLGGGLNKAGSVVASTGNNPVTAALGKTVGDTGTVVASVGGLVSGNGGNPLGAVTSALGGITGGLTGSGGNGSLGSLGGTLTTVTGTLTGGSGASGNGNPLAPVTGLLSSVTGSLGHTTSGGSSNGGPLAPVTGLLSGVTTGLSGASGGNNSGGPLAPVTGLLSGVTNALGGVTAGVATNVNSTTAAVSTNSGAGVALAATTGKGTANGNPLAPVTSLVGGLLGGVGKR, from the coding sequence ATGAACATTCAAACGACCAACACGACGATCCGGACCACGATCATCACGGCGAGCATCGCCGCCATGCTGTCGCTCGCCGCGTGCGGCGGCTCGGGCAGTCTCAGCACGGGCACCGGCAGCAACGGCAGCGGCTCCGCGGGCGGCACACTGTCGACGACAGGCGGCAACGGTAATGGCAGCGGTTCCACGGGTTCGGGCGGCTCCGGCGGCACCACGACCACCGGCGGCAATAACGGCGGCGGCTCCGGGACAGGTAGCAATCCATCGACGACGAATGCGGTGGGCACGGTCGTCGGCAATACCGGCGGTGTGATCGGCGATGTCGGTTCGACGGTCTCGGGCGTCGGCTCGGTGATCGCTTCGCAAACGCCGCCTGGCGTCAACCCGCAAACCACTCAGGCCGCGGGCGGCATCGTGCAACAGGTGGGCGCAGCGGTGACCACGCTCGGCAACGGCGTATCTCAGGGACTCGGCCAGCTCGGCACGAACGGCAACGCGGTCGGCACGACCGTCGCGAGTGTCGGCGGCGTGGTCGGTCATACGGGCGATGCAGTGGTGGATGCGGGCACGCTCGTCAAGAGTCTCGGCAGCGGCCCGCTGACGCCGTTGTCGCCGCTCACGACGCCGCTCGGCAACACCGTCGGCACACTCGGCCATGCGGTCGCCAGCACCGGTGGCGCGCTCACCCACGTGCTGTCGACAGGGCCGGTCGAACAGGTCACGCAGACGCTCAGCACCGCGATCACGCCGATCACATCGGTCGTCGCATCGACCACGCAGACGGTCGGCAACGCCACGGGTCTCGGCGCGCCGGTGAACACGCTGCTCGGCACGCTCGGCGGCGGTCTCAACAAGGCCGGCAGCGTCGTCGCGTCGACCGGCAACAACCCGGTCACCGCCGCGCTCGGCAAGACGGTCGGCGATACCGGCACCGTCGTCGCATCGGTGGGCGGGCTCGTCAGCGGCAACGGCGGCAATCCGCTCGGCGCAGTAACGAGCGCGCTCGGCGGTATCACGGGCGGGCTGACAGGCAGCGGCGGCAATGGTTCGCTCGGCTCGCTCGGCGGCACGCTGACCACCGTGACCGGCACGCTCACCGGCGGCAGCGGCGCATCGGGTAACGGCAATCCGCTCGCGCCGGTGACGGGTTTGCTGTCGAGCGTGACGGGCAGCCTCGGCCATACGACGAGCGGCGGTAGCAGCAATGGCGGCCCGCTCGCGCCGGTCACTGGCCTGCTGTCCGGTGTCACGACTGGCCTCAGTGGCGCCTCCGGCGGCAACAACAGTGGCGGCCCGCTCGCACCGGTCACGGGCTTGCTGTCGGGCGTCACGAACGCGCTCGGCGGCGTGACGGCGGGTGTTGCCACGAACGTGAATTCGACGACGGCCGCCGTATCGACGAATTCGGGCGCCGGCGTCGCGCTGGCCGCGACCACCGGCAAGGGCACGGCGAACGGCAATCCGCTCGCGCCGGTGACATCGCTCGTCGGCGGATTGCTCGGCGGCGTCGGGAAAAGGTAA
- a CDS encoding Flp family type IVb pilin has translation MKKLTQRFLRDNKGVTAIEYGLIAGLIAVIIAGTVKTLGNDLSTVFSNVSNAITGNAAGGGGAGGANGG, from the coding sequence ATGAAAAAGCTCACACAACGCTTCCTGAGAGATAACAAAGGCGTGACGGCCATCGAGTACGGGCTGATCGCGGGGTTGATCGCCGTGATCATCGCTGGCACGGTGAAGACACTGGGTAACGATCTAAGTACCGTATTTTCGAATGTTTCCAACGCGATAACCGGTAATGCTGCAGGCGGCGGTGGCGCCGGTGGCGCAAACGGCGGTTAA
- a CDS encoding A24 family peptidase: MSAFIGMALFIAWAVVVAICDCRARRISNSIMVAGLVAAFGCALFECGPFDISVAQAVIGAVVGLLALLPFFALGVMGAADVKVFAVLGAWCGIHALLGLWMAASVAAGLHALWLLITTRTRLIGPGRLGRDGGATFELAGKASTPYAACLTIAAMIWLALRATGRGL, from the coding sequence ATGAGCGCCTTTATCGGAATGGCTTTATTTATCGCCTGGGCGGTAGTTGTCGCTATTTGCGACTGCCGCGCGAGACGTATTTCGAATTCAATTATGGTCGCCGGTTTAGTGGCGGCATTCGGCTGCGCGTTATTCGAATGCGGCCCATTTGATATATCAGTCGCGCAGGCGGTTATCGGCGCGGTGGTCGGCTTGCTCGCGTTATTGCCTTTCTTCGCACTCGGCGTGATGGGCGCGGCGGACGTCAAGGTATTCGCGGTGCTCGGCGCTTGGTGCGGCATCCATGCATTGCTCGGACTCTGGATGGCCGCGAGCGTCGCAGCCGGACTCCACGCATTGTGGCTGCTGATAACGACGCGCACGCGGCTCATCGGCCCTGGCCGGCTGGGTCGTGATGGCGGCGCAACGTTCGAACTGGCCGGCAAGGCTTCGACACCGTACGCCGCATGCCTGACGATCGCCGCGATGATCTGGCTCGCGTTGCGCGCAACCGGCAGGGGACTGTGA